Genomic DNA from bacterium:
CTCGATAATCCGCGCCCGGCCCGAACCATTTCGGGTGCTCGCGACGCAGCGCGAGCGCGCGGTGCGTGACGAGAAGTTTGGGCCAGCCCTCGTCCGCGCGCGACCATGCGTCGGCCGCCGAGATGTTGGGGAGTTCGGTGAGCATCGCGCGGCGTTTTTCAAAATCCACGGGACGGCGGTTGTCGGGATCGACGAGCGAAAGATCCCACAGTTCGCAGCCCTGGTAGATATCCGGCACGCCGGGCGCGGTGAATTTGACGAGCGCCTGCGCGAGCGCGTTGATGCGCCCCGGCGCGAGGATCGACGCGACAAAGGTTTCCAGGTCGGCGACAAACGCCGCGTCGGCGAGAGTGGCTCGCGCGAAGGACTCGAGAGCGTTTTCGTACGCTTCGTTGACGCGAAGCCAGGACGTTTCGCGCTTGGCCTCGCGCGCGGCCTTTCGCATATAAGCCACCGCGCGTTCGGCGTCGAGCGGCCACGCGCCGACGAGCGTCTGGTAATAGAGATATTCGTCGCGCCGCGCCGGGGCGCCGTCCTTGCGGTGCCGCTCGTTCGCTTTCGCGAATCGACGCACCGTCGCGAAAAACTCGCGCGGCATTTCGGACAGCACCGCGAGCCGCGCGCGCACATCCTCGCCGCGCTTGGTGTCATGCGTGGAGGTGGCGAGCATGGATGCGGGGCGCCATTCCGCGGCATCGAACATCTCAAGATGAAACACCCCGACCGAGGTCGCGAAATGCGCGGGATCGCCGCCGACTTCGTTCGCGGCTATGAAACGCACGTCGTTGTAGAGCGCGGTGTCCTCGATGCCTTTGGCGGCGACCGGTCCGGTCATCTGCTGAAAACGCGCGACGAAGTCGGACTCGACCAGCCCGCGCTCGCGAAGATTAAGGACGTCCGCGAGAAAATCGAACAGGCGCGGATCGATGTCCGGGCGCGCGGCCTTCGCGGCGCGGATCGCCTGACGCACGATGCGCCGATCGCGGATTTCGACGCGGCCGGTTTCCGGGCGGATGTATGTGCGATACACGGGCCATTGCGTGGCAAGCTCGCGCAACGCCTGATCCGCCTCCGGGCGCGTGTAATCGCGCACGCGTCGATGGCGCTCGATCACGCGCATGAGCAATTCCGTCAATCGGTTCATGTCGGAGCCGAACATCTCGCGAAGGACCTGATGCTTGCGGTCGCGCGCGGTGGCGGCAAAGTCGCCCGGCTCGCCGGTGAAGTCCTCATGGAATCGCACAAACGTGCGCTCGGCGGCGGGATCGCAAAAAGGGCGGCGCACCGTGTTCAGAAAGTCATAGCCGGTCGTTCCCGCGACGGGCCACGTTTCGGGCAGGCGCTCGCCGGGTTGCAAGATCTTTTCGGCGACGATCCACGCATCCGGTGCGGCGTCGCGCAGGCGGCGGAAATACGGCTCCGGATCTCGCAGGCCGTCGGGATGATCGACGCGCACGCCGTCGATCGCGCCGTCGCGCAGCCAGCCGACGATGAGGCGGTGCGTCTCGATGAAGACCTGATCGTCCTCCACACGCAGCGCGACAAGCTCATTGATGTCGAAAAAACGGCGATATCCAAGCTCGCGCCCGGCGGTGCGCCAGTGGGCGAGGCGGTAGTTTTGCCGGTCGAGCAGCTCGTCGAGAAGATCGACGTTGTCGTTGCGCCGTTTGATGGCCAGGCCGATCGCGGCGGCTACGGCGGGATCGCTCGCCGCAAGGCGGGCGAGCAAACAATGCAACACCTCCTTGTCGCGATGCCGGCGCGTGGTGCTGGCGCGATCGGTCGCGGTGGCAACGGGAAGGCGGCCGAACGCGCCGGCGAGAAACGCCAGCTCGTCGGAGCCCGCGGCGTCCGCGGCCTCGCCGACGATCGGCGCAAGCGACGACGGATCAAGCGGCAGGCGGTGGTCGTGGTAGCCCACGAGCAGGCGATCGTTTTCGACGACGAGACGAATTTCGCCGGCCTCGAGCACGCGGCCGTAATGGTCGCCAAGAATCGGCATCAGGATCTTGTTGCCGGCGCGCAGCTCGGGCGGGTCCCAATCGACGTCGAAAAACGACGCGTACTGGCTCGACGGGCCGTTTTCCAGAACGTCGAACCACCAGCGGTTGTCGGCGTGCGAGATCGACATGTGGTTCGGAACGATGTCGAGCACCTGCCCGAGCCCGGCCCGCCGCGACGCGGCGCACAACCGGCGAAACCCGTCGGCGCCGCCAAGTTCCCCGCTGATGCGCGCATGATCGACGACATCGTAACCGTGCACGCTTTGCGGCGCCGCCTGGAGGATGGGCGAAAGGTAGAGATGCGTCACGCCGAGATCGCGTAGGTAGTCCGCGAGGTTCGCGGCGTCGTCGAAGGTAAACGCGCCGGTGAGTTGCAGGCGATAGGTCGCAAGCGGCACGCGCGCGCGATCGGCCGTCACGCGCGGCTCCGGATAAATAGCGTGACGCTTCGCCCCTCGATTTTGACGACCGATCCGGGCGCGTGGACCTCGCCGGAATCGTCAAAGGCGCCGGCCGCGGTGTCGAAGACCCGGGTCCAGCCGTCGCCCCATTCCCTTGGCGGCAGGGTGAAGTCGATCGGTTCGTGGTGCGCGTGAAAGACGATGTAAAAGGAGTCGTCCACGATCGGCTCGCCGTGCGCGTCCGTGCTGGTCATGCCGGCGCCGTTGATGAACACGCCGAGCGATTTGGCGTATCCCGCGCGCCAATCAGCCTCGGTCATGTCGGCGCCGTCGGGCGTGCACCAATGGATGTCGTGCACGCCGGAGCCGTGAATCGAGCGGCCCTGAAACCAGCGGCGGCGCTGAAAGACCGGGTGCCGCTGATAAAACGCGATAAGTTCGCGCGTGAACGCGAGAAAATCCTCGTCCATGTTTTCCCAGTCGTACCAGGAGATTTCGTTGTCCTGGGCATAACCGTTGTTGTTTCCGCGCTGCGTGCGGCCGATCTCGTCCCCGCCAAGAAGCATGGGCACGCCCTGCGCGAGAAGGAGCGTCGCCAGCAGATTGCGCCGCTGCCGCGCACGCAGGGCGAGGACGGCCGCATCGTTCGTCGGACCCTCGACGCCGCAATTCCAGGAGCGGTTGTGTTTTTCGCCGTCCTCGTTTTTTTCGCCGTTGGCTTCGTTGTGCTTGTCGTTGTATGAGACGAGATCCGCGAGCGTGAATCCGTCGTGGCAGGTGACGAAGTTGATGCTCGCGTACGGCCGGCGGCCGGTCGCCTCATAGAGGTCGGAACTTCCGGTGAGGCGGGAGGCGAACTCGCCGAGCGTCTGGTTCGCGCCACGCCAGAAGTCGCGGATGCAATCGCGGAACTTGCCGTTCCATTCGGTCCAGAGCGGCGGAAATTTCCCGACCTGATAGCCGCCGTGGCCGACATCCCAGGGCTCGGCGATGAGCTTCGCCTGACTGATGACGGGGTCCTGCTGGATGATGTGAAAAAATGCGGACAACCGATCCACGTCGTGCAGCGAACGGGCCAAGGCGCTGGCGAGGTCGAAGCGGAAACCGTCCACGTGCATCTCGGTAATCCAGTAGCGCAGCGAGTCCATCAACAACTGGAGCACCATCGAGTGACGCATATTGAGCGTGTTGCCGGTGCCCGTGTAGTCCTTGTAGTAGCGGCGGTCGTCGTCCGCGAGGCGATAATACGCGGCGTTGTCGATGCCCTTGAACGAAAGCGTGGGGCCAAGGTGGTTGCCCTCCGCCGTGTGGTTATAAACGACGTCGAGGATCACCTCGATGCCGGCCTCGTGCAGCGTTTTCACCATGAATTTGAATTCGGTGACGATGCGCGCGGGGTCGTCGGAGTGCGCGTATTCGTTGTGCGGCGCGAAAAAGCCGATGGTGTTGTATCCCCAATAGTTGCGCAGGCCCTTTTCGCGCAGGTGGCCGTCGTGGACGAACTCGTGCACGGGCATCAGCTCGACGGCCGTGACGCCGAGGCTCTTCAGATATTCGATCGCCACCGGATGCGCGAAGCCGGCGTAGGTGCCGCGAATCTCCGGCGGGATCTCCGGGTGCCGCGCCGTGAAACCCTTGACGTGCGTTTCGTAGATGAGCGTTTCGTGCCAGGGCGTCGCCGGCGGCCTGTCGTGCTGCCAGTCGAAATGCGGTTGCACGACAACCGCCCTTGGCACGTGCGGCGCGCTGTCGATGTCGTTTTTTTCATCGTGCGCGTCGAAGCGATGGCCGAAGATGGCCTCGCCCCAGGCGAGTGGTCCCTCGATCGCCTTGGCGTACGGATCGAGAAGGAGCTTGGCGGGATTACAACGGTAGCCTTCGGCGGGAGCCCACGGACCGTGGACGCGGTAGCCGTAGCGTTGCCCCGGCCCGACGCTCGGCAGGTAGCCGTGATGACAAAATCCGGTACCCTCGGGCAGGACGTGACGCGTCTCGCGGCCGTCCTCGTCGAACAGGCAAAGCTCGACCTTCTCGGCGACCTCCGAGAACAGCGAAAAGTTCGTCCCGCGGCCATCGAACGTGGCGCCCAGGGGATACGGATTGCCGGGAAGGGGCTTTTGCACCGAAGCATTGAATCGCGGGGACCGCCGACGGTCAACGAGCGGGCTTACATCGCCAATGGCGACGGGCGAGTGCGGATCGTGGAGTGCGCGGACGGCGGGTGCTCTCGTCCACGGTCCGGTCCATTCCGTCCATCGGGTCCACTTTGTCCATGACGTGCAGACTGCTCCCTCGTGCGATGCGCGTCGTTGTCTTGGCGCCGGCCGCATGATACCAAGCGCGCCATATCGTATTGGAGGGCCGTGAAATGAACAGGATTCCCCGCGTTTCGTCCGTCGTTTTTGTAACGATCGTTGCTCTCGTCCTCGGCGCGTCGCTCGCCTTCGCGGGCGGGACGCTGTCGAAAAATACGAACAAGGCCAAATCGAAAACCGGCACGCAGAACGTGCGCCTGTCGGATCTCGACAAGAGCCTGAAGAGTTATGAAGGCGGCACGTTCGACGTCACGAAAAAGAAGTCCTTCACCTACAAGGCGACGGGCGACGCGGCGTTCGATTCGATTCAGAAGTCCGCGACAAAGGCGCAGCTTGGCGTGGCGTTCGCGAAGAAGATCGCGGGATCGAAGAAGGCGACGACGTCGGACCTGAAGGCGGCGCGGAAGGTGCTTCCGAAAAAGAAAGATTTCACGCAGCTTCAGGGCGATATTCAGACGTTCGTCGGATCGATTCAGGGCGATTTCACGAAGATCACGATGCTGACCGACGCGAACGACGTGTTGAAGAAATTGAACAAGGCGGGCAAGCAGGCGCAGAAAATCGCGAAGAAGATCGCGAAACGCCTGAATTGAGAAAAGAAAAAAGAAAAGAGGAAAGAGGAAAGAGGAATCGCAAGGTACCGTCTTTCCGTTTTGCGAGACGCATAGAGGCGCCAACCGGGCCGCCCCGCCGCCCCCCGTTTCGCCCGCGTTGAATTCGCTTGGGCGCCGTGTTAAGCCTCGCGCGGGTTCCGTAGGGGCGGGATCCGCATCCGTACAATTTGACGTCTAGGAGGATTTCGCAATGAAAAGGAAAATGCTCGCGCTTGCGCTCGTATTCGTGTTCGGCGTTGCGACCGCGGCAATGGCCGGGCCGTTCGACAAGCTGAAGGGCGCGGCGGACCTGGCGAAGGTGCCGACCGCGACGGAAAATTCACTGAAGCTGTCCGATGTGAACCCGGCGCTCGCCTCGTACGAAGGCGGACCGTTCGACATCTCGACCGGCGGCGCGTTCAAGTACAACACGTGGGGCGACGCGACGTGGGATTCGATCGCGAAGGACGCGGCGACGGCGCAGCTTGGCCTCGCGTTTGCCGAGAAGGTTTCCGCCACGGAAACCGCGACGAAAGAAGATCTCGACGCGGCGACGAAGGCTCTCGAGCCGACCAAGAACCTGGCGGCGCTTCAGGGCAAGATCACGACGTTCATCGGCTCGGTGAAAAGCGATCCGAAAAAGGCCGTCATCTTGAAGGATGCGGAGAAGGTCGCCGGCCAGGTGAAGAGCGCGGTCACCAAGGCGGCGACGGTCGCCCAGCAGGTGGCAGCGAAGGCCGCGGCGGTCGTGGCGGCGGGCGAAGTGCCGGCCATGTAAATTCCCGCGCGCCGGCGACGCCGACGCGAACAAACGAGAAACCGAATGGGGCGGCGATGAGCCGCTCCTTTTTTTCGTCCGGTCGCGGCGACTCGGCCGATGTTCGCCGGCGTGCCCGTCGGGTCCATCAGGTCCATTCGGTCCATCATGTCCATTTTGTCCATCGAACGATTCGGGCAGGCACGGGCACGAGCACAAGAAAGGGAGCGAAATCGAGACTTGATCCCGGTCAATTGTCGATATTTCGACCTTGAACGCGAAATTCCCGCTTGCTAGTATTCGCCGGTCCGGTTGCCGCGCCCGGAAAAGAAAACCAACGACAGGAGCCTTTATGCGACTTCGTGTTTTCGCCCTTGGCGCCGCGACCTTGCTTGCCCTCACCCTTCTTTTGACACTGCAACCCGCCCCCGTCGCGATCGCCCAGGACGCCGCGTCGGACGACGGCGCCTGCAAGTACACGTACGACAATTTTGGCAAGGCGTTCATCGACAAGTACTGCATCGAGTGCCACCACTCGTCGAAAAAGGGCGAGGTCGCGCGCGAAGGCGCGCCGCCGAAGCTCAACTACGATCAGATGATCGTCCTCAAGATGAACGCGAAGGACATGGTGAAAATGACCTCCATCAAGAAGAAGATGCCGGAGGAGGATCCGAAGCCGACCGACGAGGAACGCATGCAATTCCAGCAGTGGATGGAATGCGAGTACAAATGAAGACGACTTTCGTTCGCGCGGCGAAGTTTGCCGCCGTCCTCTCGGCCGCCGCCGTCGGCGCGTTTGTCATCCTGCTTCCGACACTTTCGCCCGCGCGGCCGGAGTTCTCGGCGAGCGAAAATAGCCCCTGCTGGAAATGTCACGTCAATCCGATGGGCGGCGGCATGCGCAACGGCGGCGGCTTTTTCTTCTCGCGCAAGGCGCTTGGCTTTGAGCCCATCACGGACGCGGTGAACAAGAAATATCCGGACTTTCCGAAATTCGTGCCGGCGATTGGCGAGAACATGTTCCTGGGCATGGACGCGCGGATGATGTGGTACGACGAGGCCGACGACGAAAACGAACGGCAGGACGCGCTTGACGCCGGACGGGAGCCGCCGCCGGAGGGATCGTCGTTTTACCTGATGCAGGCCGCGTTTCACGTAAACGCGCTCGTCTTTCCGATCCTGCGGCTGGCCTACTCCTTCGATGCGGCGCAAAACACCTTCGAGGCCTACGCGTTGTTTGACGATCTGCCCGCGGGCCTCTACCTGCGTTTCGGGCGTTTCATCCTTCCGTACGGTCTGCGCTTCGAGGATCACACGATCTTCACGCGAGATCCGATCGGCTTCCACAACGTCGCGCACGACACGGGCGTGGAAGTCGGCATCCGGCCGGGGCCGTTTTTCGCGACAGTCGCGGCCACGAACGGCAACCAGGGCACCAATGCGATGCAACGCGATCACGATTATTACGCGATCACGTCGCAGGCGGGCGTGCGTTTCTGGAAGATCGGCCTTGGCGGAAGCTGGTTTCACAACACCATTGACGACGCCATCCCGTCGACGAGCGACGGCCTGACGCGCAACGTGTACGGCCCGTGGGCGACGTTCGGCATCGGGCCGGTATCGCTGCTCGGCGAATTTGCCCTGGTGCGGCAGGACGTTCTGGACGCGACGGCAGCCAATCCCGAGCGCATCGACAATCGCATCGGCTCGGCGTCTGTCGCGGAACTGGATGTGGAGATCATGCAGGGGCTGTTCGTGGACGTGCGTTACACGCATCAGGACCCGGACTGGCGGGTTCAGGACGATTATCGCGATCAGACGATGGGCGGGTTCGTCTTTTACCCCGTGCCGTTCTTCAAGCTGATCGCGCAGTACCGCTTCAATCGCGAGGAAGCGGAAATCGACAACAACGAGATGATGGCGCAGGCGCATTTTTTCTTCTGATCGGCAAGCGGATGGGCCGCGCTGGAGATAACGTCATGAAATTTCCGGGTAGCTTTCTGGCCGCTTTCTCGTTGGCGTCGGCGATCGCGCTGGCCGCCGGCTTTGCCGCGTGCGACGACATCGAATACGGCGATCAGGAAATTCTGGCCGCCGGCGACGACGACGACACCGCTGGCGGCGACGACGACACCGACGGCACGAGCGGCGCGACACCGACGTGGGAGAACTTCGGACAGCCGTTCATGCAGGCGTATTGCGTTTCCTGCCACGGCAATCCGCCGACCGAAGACGCGCCGATGCCGCTCGTGACGTACGAGGACGTCGAGGCGAACCTCAACAACATCGTGATCTGGTCGGTGAACAGCGAAGCGATGCCGCCCTCATCCGCGGACGCGTTCCCCACGGCCCAGGAGCGCGCGACGCTCGGCGAATGGATCGACGCGGGAGCGCCGCGCGAACAATAAACGTCAGCGGATCGACGTGCGGTAAAGGACGAAGCGCGCGGCGCTATCCTCGATGTTCGTCGCGTCGCCCTGAACGTTCATCTGGTAGTCCTGGTCGCGGCGGATGTCGCCGACAAGGCGCATGTAAACGTCGGGGTCCTTTTCGAAAACCTTCAGGTAAAGCCGGAAGATATCGAACTCGCCGACGACGTGGAGTTCGTCGTCAAGGAAGATCTGGCTCAACACCTTCGGCGTCTTCAGCGAATCGATGCCGCCGCCGGCCATGCGGGGAAAATCGAGCCTCGCCTTGCCGACAAGGCGTCGCCCCTCGCGCGCGAATGAGATCGCGACCGGCACCGTTCGCCCCTCGTCGTCGACGATCTTGCCGTTCCACTCGCCCTGTACGAGCACGAACGGTAGCGCCCAGGTCTTCCCCGCGATCCAGAGCACCGCGATCACGACGACAAGCGGCACGAAACGCGTGAAGATCCGCCGGACCCCCTGCTCGCGACGCAGTCGCCACGCGTCGCGGCGCGCCTCCTCGACCTGCGACGCGCTGAGGCCCTTTTGCTTGCGCTCGACGAGCCGCGGCGCGTTTGCGGGCGTGGGATCGAACGGCAGATCCATGCGCCCGCCCTCTTCGGGCTGATTCGAATGCGTGAACGCGGCGGGCGGCGCGCCCGACCCCTCGCCGCCGCCAAGTGGGCGCATGCGCGGTGCGGCCTCGTCCGCGAGTGGCGGATTCGAATCCTGATACCGCTGGCCGAGCTGAAGCGCGGGTCCGGCGGCGCCCGGCTCGTCGGGGCGGGATTTCGCCGCCTCCTCGCCGTACGTTTCGTGCGGCGCGAGCATGAGGTTGGCGAACTTTTTCGCTTCGTCGGCGTCTTCTTCCGGTGTCGATTTTCGGGGCTTGGCGGCGCCTTCGGGCTCGTCGGTTTCGTGCGTCGCCAGAAGCAGGTCCCTCATGCCGTCGACCGACGCACGCGGGCGAAACGGCGTAAGGTCGGATTCGTCCGCGCCCTGGGCCGCTTTTTCGATATCGACACGCCCGCGAAACGGCGTGAGGTCGGATTCATCCGCGCCCTGGGCCGCTTTTTCGATATCGACGCGCCCGCGAAACGGCGTGAGTTCCGAGCCCGCCGGGCGCGCTTCCGGTTTCATACGCGGCAGCGATTCGTGAATCGGCGAAAGATCGGATTCCGCCGAGCCGATCTCCTTGTCGAGGTCGGGACGCCCGCGAACCGGCGTGAAGCCGGACGCCGGCGTGTCGCCGGATTCGCCGGCCGGCTCGAACGACGGCATGCGCTCTCCCGAATCGGCGCGAAACGGCTCTTCGCGATGAAACGCGGGTTTCGGGGCGGCTTTTTCGGGAGCGGCGGCGCGCGGTTTGCCCGGTTCGCCCGCGGCGGGCGTCTCCTCGTGGCGGTGCGTTTCCAGGCCTTCAAGGTGAAGACGCGGCATGTGCATGTCGCTTGGCGTGTTCTTCGTGAACGCCTTGCGCGACGCGCTTTCGTTTTCCAACGACACCTTGGAGGGTGGCGATTTTTCGGGCTTTTGCTTGCGGACCATCTTCAGGCCGCAGCCTTCGCACTGACCCTTGCTGACGGGCGTGATCGCCCCGCAACGCGGGCACTTCAGAGTCTTTTCGCTCATGCGTTCGACAAATCCAATTCCAAATTCATCCGCGACAACGGGCGTCATCTTAAGGGTTGCGATCGCGCGGCACAACGGAATTGGTGTCACAATTCCGGCGCGCCCCTGGCCTGCGCCGCGCGCACTTTGGACGGGCGATGGGCGCGGGGACACCGGGGATAACCCGGTTTGCACGATAGGTGGCCGTGACGCGAAATCGGACATTCCCTGGCCGCCCCCTTGCCATCTTCTCCGGGCGATTCGATGATGCGGCCCCATGGCGCGACCGAGATTGCACTTTCCGCGTCCGGCGCTGCGCCGGCGGATGCACCAGTTCCGGCGACGCACCGCGCCCGGCGCTCCGCCGGGCGTGCTCGCCGCGGATCCCGAATCCCACGCCACCGCGATCACGCTGGTCGCGTTCGGTCCCCAGGATTTTGTCGAATCGTCTCTCGACAACATCGGCGAGATGCCGGCGCGCGGCACGTTTCCGGTCGTCTGGGTGAATGTGATCGGCCTGCGTGACGTGGAGAAGATCCGCGAGGTGGCGATCGCGTTCGATCTGCATCGCCTGGCGATGGAAGATGTGCTCAATGTCCACCAGCGTGTGAAGGTGGAGGCGTACGACGACGTGCTTTATGTCGTCACGCACGCGGCGGAAACGATCGCGGGCGGCCACCTGCAGAAGGAACAGGTGTCGCTTTTTTTCGGCGAAGGCTTCGTGGTGAGCTTTCAGGAGCGGCCGGGCGACTGTTTCGCGACGGTGCGCGACCGGCTGCGCAACGACGCGGGACGCGTGCGCCGCATGGGCGCGGATTATCTCGCGTACGTGCTTCTCGACACCGTCATCGACCACTATTTCCCGATCCTCGAGGAGTTCGGCGAGCGCCTTGACCGCGTGGAGGATCGGGTGCTTTTCGACGTCGAGCCCTCGACGGGCCGCGACGTTCACGAGATCAAGCGGGAGCTTCTGGCGCTTCGCCGGGCGGCGTGGCCGCTTCGCGAATTGTTGAACACGATTCTTCGCGAGCACGACCGCTTCGTCACCGCGGAGACGCGCCTGTATTACCGGGATTGCTACGACCACGCGATCCAGATCATCGACCTGCTGGAGATCTACCGCGAACTCGCGGCGAGCCTGATGGACAGCTACATGTCGGGCATGAGCGTGCGCCTGAACGAGGTGATGAAGGTGCTGACGATCATCGCGACGATCTTCATCCCGCTTTCGTTCATTACGGGCCTGTACGGCATGAACTTCGACACGTCTTCGCCGTTGAACATGCCGGAGCTTTCCTGGCGCTTCGGCTATCCCTTCGCGCTCGGCATCATGGCCGCTACGGCAGGCGGGCTGGTTTTCTATTTCTATCGGAAGGGGTGGTTTGGGGACGCTTCGAACCGAAATAAACACAACCGAAACGAAAAAACCGCCAAGCATGAGCACCGATAAGACTCACCGCCCCCTATGTATTCTCGGTCAAATGCGGCACGACTCGGCGGAATATCCATGAGGCGGGAAGGTGAATAACGAATTCAATCCGAAATCCGCATCGTCGGCAAATTCTTGAATACCGCGGAAATGCCGGAAATCGCGAGGCGATAATTGGTGCCTGTGGGGCTGTTGAAAAAGTCGATTCAGGGCCATTTCGCTTTCAATAATCAGAGCGATTTTTGCATGCCGAAATGGGTAAAATAGTTTTTTTCAACAGCCCCGTCCCCTATTGTCAACAAATGGAACTATGGGCGAATTGCCAAAATAGTTGCGCTGTTGGTAATAGCAGGCGGCCATGCGGATAAAGTGAGGTTCGTATAATTGAATACCGCCGCTTCGTATAACCGATCGCGCGGCGGCACGTCATCCTTTGACATCCATGCGTCGCAAGCCCAGACATACGAATAATTTAATTTAAATATATCATGGACAAATAGCGGTTCGCCGAGCCATTCGACGTCGCTTTCCAAGTCGACGATAGACATCAATTCGTTTGACGTCGGTAATCGCCAGTCGCCGTACCCACCAAATTTTGGGTGCCGCAATTTTTTTACATATTTTAATGCACAATAGTGACACGTTCTATACCACGTGTCACAAACCGTCCAGCTTTTCCCGTCTAACTCGACCACATCATTGCACCTTCGATCGGGTGGATTGTCGAATGGATCCTCTGGATCGTATTCGCATAATTCGCACAACTCCTCCGGCGACAAATTGTCATCGCTCTTGAGTAACGGGTCGCGATAATCTCCCTTCTTGCTTTCATCAACGGAATCGATTCGTCGGCATAGATATTCCTTGTATTCATCTTCCGGCAATGAAACGATACGAGGCGTTCCTTCTAATTGAAGACCGTCGTCGACGCCGTTTCCCGACTCTCCGCTTCGCGACCGATCCGCGCAATTATACATAAACAACGTCGACAATATTACAATTATCAATCTCGGAGGCAGGTTGTTATACATATTTCCGGACAAAACGTCGCCCTTCAGGAATAATTTTTGGCGACACGTCGAACAGAGGCAGATTAACGAATCCATCATACCAACGGAAGCCGGACAATCGAGCATATTTGCACCAATAAACGCATGTAATTGTTGTTC
This window encodes:
- the treY gene encoding malto-oligosyltrehalose synthase, with product MTADRARVPLATYRLQLTGAFTFDDAANLADYLRDLGVTHLYLSPILQAAPQSVHGYDVVDHARISGELGGADGFRRLCAASRRAGLGQVLDIVPNHMSISHADNRWWFDVLENGPSSQYASFFDVDWDPPELRAGNKILMPILGDHYGRVLEAGEIRLVVENDRLLVGYHDHRLPLDPSSLAPIVGEAADAAGSDELAFLAGAFGRLPVATATDRASTTRRHRDKEVLHCLLARLAASDPAVAAAIGLAIKRRNDNVDLLDELLDRQNYRLAHWRTAGRELGYRRFFDINELVALRVEDDQVFIETHRLIVGWLRDGAIDGVRVDHPDGLRDPEPYFRRLRDAAPDAWIVAEKILQPGERLPETWPVAGTTGYDFLNTVRRPFCDPAAERTFVRFHEDFTGEPGDFAATARDRKHQVLREMFGSDMNRLTELLMRVIERHRRVRDYTRPEADQALRELATQWPVYRTYIRPETGRVEIRDRRIVRQAIRAAKAARPDIDPRLFDFLADVLNLRERGLVESDFVARFQQMTGPVAAKGIEDTALYNDVRFIAANEVGGDPAHFATSVGVFHLEMFDAAEWRPASMLATSTHDTKRGEDVRARLAVLSEMPREFFATVRRFAKANERHRKDGAPARRDEYLYYQTLVGAWPLDAERAVAYMRKAAREAKRETSWLRVNEAYENALESFARATLADAAFVADLETFVASILAPGRINALAQALVKFTAPGVPDIYQGCELWDLSLVDPDNRRPVDFEKRRAMLTELPNISAADAWSRADEGWPKLLVTHRALALRREHPKWFGPGADYR
- a CDS encoding DUF1566 domain-containing protein, whose amino-acid sequence is MYNCADRSRSGESGNGVDDGLQLEGTPRIVSLPEDEYKEYLCRRIDSVDESKKGDYRDPLLKSDDNLSPEELCELCEYDPEDPFDNPPDRRCNDVVELDGKSWTVCDTWYRTCHYCALKYVKKLRHPKFGGYGDWRLPTSNELMSIVDLESDVEWLGEPLFVHDIFKLNYSYVWACDAWMSKDDVPPRDRLYEAAVFNYTNLTLSAWPPAITNSATILAIRP
- the corA gene encoding magnesium/cobalt transporter CorA, coding for MARPRLHFPRPALRRRMHQFRRRTAPGAPPGVLAADPESHATAITLVAFGPQDFVESSLDNIGEMPARGTFPVVWVNVIGLRDVEKIREVAIAFDLHRLAMEDVLNVHQRVKVEAYDDVLYVVTHAAETIAGGHLQKEQVSLFFGEGFVVSFQERPGDCFATVRDRLRNDAGRVRRMGADYLAYVLLDTVIDHYFPILEEFGERLDRVEDRVLFDVEPSTGRDVHEIKRELLALRRAAWPLRELLNTILREHDRFVTAETRLYYRDCYDHAIQIIDLLEIYRELAASLMDSYMSGMSVRLNEVMKVLTIIATIFIPLSFITGLYGMNFDTSSPLNMPELSWRFGYPFALGIMAATAGGLVFYFYRKGWFGDASNRNKHNRNEKTAKHEHR
- the glgX gene encoding glycogen debranching protein GlgX, with translation MRPAPRQRRASHEGAVCTSWTKWTRWTEWTGPWTRAPAVRALHDPHSPVAIGDVSPLVDRRRSPRFNASVQKPLPGNPYPLGATFDGRGTNFSLFSEVAEKVELCLFDEDGRETRHVLPEGTGFCHHGYLPSVGPGQRYGYRVHGPWAPAEGYRCNPAKLLLDPYAKAIEGPLAWGEAIFGHRFDAHDEKNDIDSAPHVPRAVVVQPHFDWQHDRPPATPWHETLIYETHVKGFTARHPEIPPEIRGTYAGFAHPVAIEYLKSLGVTAVELMPVHEFVHDGHLREKGLRNYWGYNTIGFFAPHNEYAHSDDPARIVTEFKFMVKTLHEAGIEVILDVVYNHTAEGNHLGPTLSFKGIDNAAYYRLADDDRRYYKDYTGTGNTLNMRHSMVLQLLMDSLRYWITEMHVDGFRFDLASALARSLHDVDRLSAFFHIIQQDPVISQAKLIAEPWDVGHGGYQVGKFPPLWTEWNGKFRDCIRDFWRGANQTLGEFASRLTGSSDLYEATGRRPYASINFVTCHDGFTLADLVSYNDKHNEANGEKNEDGEKHNRSWNCGVEGPTNDAAVLALRARQRRNLLATLLLAQGVPMLLGGDEIGRTQRGNNNGYAQDNEISWYDWENMDEDFLAFTRELIAFYQRHPVFQRRRWFQGRSIHGSGVHDIHWCTPDGADMTEADWRAGYAKSLGVFINGAGMTSTDAHGEPIVDDSFYIVFHAHHEPIDFTLPPREWGDGWTRVFDTAAGAFDDSGEVHAPGSVVKIEGRSVTLFIRSRA